The genomic segment gttatcatttccttgaatcttttttcaagtttcttagtttctttgcatcgatttaaaacatgttcttttagctcacaaaagtttctcattatccaccttctgaagtctaattccatcatttcgtcacagtcattctccgtccagctttgttcccttgctggtgaggagttttggtcttttctaggaggcgaggtgttctgatttcgggtgttttcctcctttttgcgctggtttcttcccatctttgtggatttatccacctgttctctgcgtagttgctgacttttcgattgggtctctgagtggacgcccagattgttgatgatgaagtatttctgttacttggttttccttctaccaatctagcccctccactgtacaactgttgaggtccactccaggccctgcttgtctggggtacacctatagcagctgcggaacagtgagggatgctaccagtttctttttctgctatctttgtcccagaataatgcctgccaaatgtcagtcttttggatatagaggggtcagggagctgcttgaggagacagtctgttctttataggagctcaagtgctgagttgtgagctctgttgttcattcagggctgttaggctgctatgtttaattctgctgtagcagaactcattaaaaaaaaaacctttttttctcagatgctctgtctcagggggttggggctttctttgtgagcgttgttgtgctgtcctgcccagctaggaggcagtctagtcactatttgcctgctgaggctccgccctgctggtgtgaggttcgccctgttgctgcaggctctgccatgctgctgcggtctccgccctgcagcggagtctctctgttgtggcgggttgccttggcaacggcaagCTGCATCAGCAaggggcgtgtacctcagtaggggcggattgcctcggtaatggcagacgcccctcccccagcaccatcctgggttcagctgtgcccgcaccCGGAGcctttggaatcgccgttttgtttgtcccactgcgctaccccaaacgctgtttccctggaatctcctggcctggctcactgtccaagtcccattcagtctgaagttcagccctctcaagtctcagattgccaggtcaacagggcacccagaccagtgcgctttgtgccgagcgctgtggagtgctgctgtgctacagcaccggccgccagctgcaccagccaaaacctctgcctggtgtcccgcgtctcttttatacctgggaatttccccgttctgtgggcaacaaagatctgtctggaaatgcggccctgactcaccctctgtgcattcactgagagcttcaatcctgggttgttctcaccgcagCATCTTGAGTCCCCCCGCAAATATGGTTCTTTAAAAACCCaatgaatttcttcccagaacaGACGGTTACTTGGTGCCAGCAGTCAAATGGCAGTCAAAGCCAGCTTTTGCAGAATTTTCTGAACTTCAGTAGCTGTCCTGAAATTCAAGGATTTTTTCATGTGAAAGAGGTTGGACAGAAATCATGGAAAAAGCTATATGTATGTTTATGGAGATCTGGCCTTTATTGCTCCACAAAGGGAACTGGAAAGGAACCCAGACACCTGCAGCTGCTGGCAGACCTGGAGGACCGAAACATCTTGATCGCTGGCAGGAAGCAGTACAGTGCCCCCACAGACCATGGGCTCTGCATAAAGCCAAAGTCAGGAATGAAACTAAAGAGCTGAGGTTGCTATGTGCAGAGGATGAGCAAACCAGGGTATGCTGGATGACGGCGTTCAGACTCCTCAAGTATGGAGTGCTCCTTTACCAGAACTACTGAATCCCTCAGCAGAGTAAGGCCTTGCTGTCCCCATTCTCAATGCCAGTGCACAGTGTCTCCAAGAACTCCCTTGTGGTGATGGATTTTTCTGGGCAAACAGGAGGCATGATAGAGAATCTGGCGGAGGCCCAGAGTGCAGACCCAGAAGCGGGCCACACCTGGAGGAAACGACGAAGCACACGCCTGAACATCCTAGGTAGCTAAAGTCCCCTCCACCCTTCTACCCTAAGTACAGTGAATCACAGGACACAGCACTGGTTTCATGGGAGGATCTCCAGGGAGGAATCCCACAGGATCACTAAACAGCAAGGGCTTGTGGACGGGCTTTTTCTCCTCCATGACAGCCAGAGTAATCCAAAGGCATTTGTAGTCACGCTGTGTCATcaccagaaaattaaaaatttccagATCTTACCTTGCGAGGACAATGGGCAGATGTTCTTCAGCCCTGATGATGGGAACACCAAATTCTCTGACCTGCCTCCAGCTGGTCGACTTTTACCAACTGAACAAAGGAGTCCTGCCTTGCAAACTCAAGTACCACTGCATCCGAGTAGCCTTATGACCGCAGACATCCTCTTGGCTGAAGACTGGAGGAAGTAAACACTGGAGCAAAGCGGTCTGTGATTTAGTTAAGATCACACATCGATTCTGCACCTGGGGACCCAGAGTGAGATGGGTTTATTTGGTGCCAGCCGACCAAGATTGACTAGTTTGTTGGACTTAACGATTTGCTGCTGTGAACCCAGCAGAATAGCCTCCCTCTGCATTGGCCAAATTTGGGAGTGCATGAAAGATCCAGCACAAATTTGAGAATAAACTGGAATGATCATCTTGGCTTATGCCCCTTAGGAGCAAGAACTGGAGATAAATTATTGGAAATGAACTCCTGCCCTGGAATAATCTtgacaattaaatttaaaaatgttttttccgTCAAAATAGTGTTTATTTCACTTTGCGTCTGCCCTGTGCTCTGGTGCCTCCTCCCTGGGGCGTGTGGGGCTCATTCACTATCTGACCACGGGCTGGGGGCAGCAGATGGGTTGGGGGACCAGGAATGGAGGAAGGCAGTGAGAGTTGGACAAACAGCCGGAAATGCACCGCTGCCCACAGCGCTGGCCGGACCATGCGCGCCCCTCTCTTGAGCCTGCCCGCCATGCCAGGGGACGACAGCTTAGGCCCCGGAGCTGGGGGCTAGGGAGCCAGTGCAGGGAGAGTCTGCGGGGACGAGGGGCTCATGGTCTCCTATCCCAGCACTGCCCCGGGCGGACGGGCGGGTGGGTGGAAGGCCCAGCTCGCGGCCTCCTGATTGGACTTCGCGGGAGGTGGAAAACCGGGGGCGGGCCGGCGGGGAGCGCTTGGCTGCATTGCAAGCTCAGAATCGCAAGCTCCGCCATTGGCGAGGGACTGAGAGCGGCTGTCCCGGCGCTGGGTAGGCGCCGTCTGGATGGCTGAGTCGCAGGGTGCCTGGTGTGTCTGCTCACCGGCGGTCCATCCGGAAGGTGTCCTCGGTGGCTGGGTCTGCCAGAACCATGTCGGGGTCGTTGGGCATGTGCAGTCCGTCGAGGGTCAGGGGGTCGATCTTGAGTTCATCCAGGGGAAACTGGCTGTGGGGGGGGAGGGGACTCTCCTGTCACTGTGAGGATGATGTTGGGGATCCCGCTGTGGCTGGCGTAGCCCAGCTGCAGCGAGTCAGGCAGGGTCCCGTGGCTGCCCGTGAGGCCCATCATAGCCACCTGCGAGTAGTTGAGCGTGGAGCCAGGGCCATACAGGCTGCTGGAGCTGATGGCGTTCTCCATCGTGCTGAACTGCTCCAGCTGGTGGGACAGAGCGTTGGCCTGCCTGGCGGCCATCTGCTGCTCATAGTACGCATCCCCAAACACGCTGCCCAGGGTGGAAGTGTGTTGTGGGGCGCTCCCCGGGGAGAAACCTTGATTGGAGGCTGGCGAGGTGGGAGACTGGTTGGCCCCGGAGCCGGCGCTCGTGCTGTACTGCTGCAGAGCCGGCACCGGCGCCGAGGCGATGTCAATCCCCATCGACGGCTGGCCGGGGTTCTCTGGGAGGCGCTGGGGGTAAGAGAACGCTACCGTGACCGCGATTAGGGGTGGCTGTGGCCCACAAGCCAGGTTGTTGCTGGACAACAGGGGGCCGCAGGGGGCAGGCAGACGGACGCCTGCGGGGGTGGTGGGGGGCGGCTGCTAGGAGCCCACCTGGGTGAAGAAGGCGTAGGGCAGCTGCTGCTCCAGAGACAGGGCATCCATGGCCACGGCCTGAGCGATGGATGATAGCAGGGACAGGGTGGGCGATGCCTGCTGAGGCCTCGCCTCTGTGCTCATGGACAGGGGGCTGACGCTGGCTGGGCGGTGCTGCGGAGAGGACCCAGGTGTGTGCTCATTCCCTGCCGGCGCCGTCGATGCCCAGGTGCGTCAGGTTGGCCGCGAGGTTGCTGGTGCTGCTGGAGCTGCTCAGCGCGGGGAAGGTGGGCTCCTCCAGGTCCAGCGGGGTCGGGAACGGGGAGGGGAAGTGGATGTTGGTCAGGTCGGGCAGGGAGCCTCCAGTGTTGTGGGTGGCTGGGATCAGGGCTGTAGTGTTTTCCTGGTCGGCGGATGGGAAGATGTTGATTCCGGCGACGTCACAGGACTTGGGCCTGGACCCGGTCTTCTTGGTGTCCCACTCTTTCTTGGAAAGGTTTTGTCTGCCTCTGATGTGGTCTCTTCCATTCCTGGGACTGTTAACAGTAAGACTTTTTTCTGGTTCACGTCCTGGGACCCATTGGTAAGGGATTCTGGCTGCGTGAGCGTCATTGTGCTCTGGTGCAGTGCGGAGTCAGAATTGGTCCTTCTCCAGCTGGTGTCCGCGGGTGGCCGGAGGTACACGGTGCCGTAGGGGCAGCTGTCGGCCTGCCGTCCGCGTTTGTCCACTGACAGGGGCGGGCGGTGCGGGGAGCCGAGCCAGCCACACTCTCGGTACACCCTGTCCACCAGCCCGTGGTGCCAGGTAGTCCAGCTGGTGTCCAGGCCTGAGGATTGGAAGGGGGTCTGGAAGGGCAGGTGCATGGTGCCACTCCCAATCTGGTTCACATTGAGCAAGGACCCGCCATAGTACTGGTTGCAGCTCGGGCCCAGTTGCAGGTACTGGGATTTCTGGAGCTGGAGCCGCGCGGCCCGCGTCAGGCTCAGGTCCTTCATGACCTCCTCGAAGGCCGCCGTCTCCTCCGCCTGCTTCTAATTGTGCAGTGCGATCTTCTCGATGAATTTCCGCGGATTGTTCAAAAtcgccatcatcatcaccaccaccacctcctcctcctcctcctcctcctcctcctcctcctcctcctcctcctcgccccCGCCACTTGCCTGCGCCACTGCGCAAGCACTGGCTGGGccccctaattttgtattttatacgaaattagccaggtgtggtggcacatgcctgtagtcccagttacttgggaggctgaggcaggagaatggcttgaacccaggaagcagaggttacagtgagccaagatcgtgccactgtacttcagcctaggtgacagagcaagactctgtccccctcccccccaaaaaataagaattatgagGAGGATAAAATATATCACcctgggtgggagagagagaaaattaatattaGTCGAGCAGAGAgaacttttttcttctgctttggaGGAAACGGTGAAAACTTGGGAGTGCAAATGGAGAACAGGATACCACCCTTGGGAGTTCCTGTCCTTCACagtaaaatgcaaattttctCTGGGAATTTCTGGGAATAACAATGAAGAGAAGTGCCACAGAGCTCCTGCAAGAGCTCCATTTTACTTGCACGAATCTGTAAACAGGCCCATTGGCCATATTTCCATTACTTCTCCAGGAACACTCTCCATGAGAGATTGGATCAAAGGGCTAATCTAGATTTAGGTATTGACTTGGATCAAGCAAAAAGACTGAGGTTAAAAGTTTGCTAGTCGAGTCagcatttaaatgtataaaagcatTTTTGGCTAGTGATCTGTTTCAGCATTCAGAATCCTGACACTTCAGTGAGAGGGAGGTGCACCCAAAGGTAGTTTAGCAAAGAGGATTAGCAAAAATCTAAACTTCTTTGTGCTCCATTCCGTGTCATCAATACTACTGTAATAAAATGAGGACATATTTCTCAGCCATTGCTTTGACTCTCTGTAGAGAGAGTTGCAAGATTGGCCATTGAGGTTAGACATTGTCTACTTGAATCAGCACTGCTGATTAAAAGTGGGAGGTggcaaggaaagagaaaggagggcagagaggagagaggttaAATCTTTCCCTCCTCTGAGGGAAGGGAGAGTATATATTAACCCTTGGTGATGGGAGAGGGCAGGCTTCCTGTGGTGGACAACTCTGAAGTTGTCTGAAAGGCAATACTAATAGTTGACTAGAAGGCATTGAGATGTTTTATATAAAGCACGTTAGAGAAGTATTTTCCTTTGCAGGAaccatttctttcctttgcaGAATGAAAGCACAATCAAGTCTTATTTTAACTGCCTAGGGATAAAAAGTCTGGCAGGCATGCTGCACTGTATCACTTTAGTCCTGCATATCAATATAGTGATCTCAGTAATGACAAATAGTGACAAAAATTTATTTGgagaatatatagatatatatttggagaatgtgtgtgtgtgtgtgtgtgtgtgtgtgtgtgtgggtccaTTCTGGGTTTTTTTACTTTGCTCAGGAAGGAGAAACAGTTGTTTTCACTTCATCCCAAATACCAAGTGAGTGCTTTTGGTTCATCTCAGGCACTCATTGCAGTGACCACAGCTGCCAGTCAGGATACAGTGGTATCCTGTACCTAGGAGTATATTTTCCCTTCATATATTCCCTTACCTACCAATAAGGGTTTCACTGGAATAAATTAAGCCAAGAATGTGAAGTATTGTGGACTTTATCTGTATTATTGCTATATAACAATTGACCCAAAGcttagtggcttgaaacaataataatttaCTATTTGTCAAATTTTTAGAGTTGCCTTGCTCAGCTGGAGGTGGTTCTTCTCCACTTGGGATCTGCTGAGGTTGCTTATGCTGTTGTAGTCATCTGGAGGCTTATCTGGGGCTGGTTGAACCAAGATAGCTTCCTCTACATGTCTATTGGTTGGTGCTGGCTTCTGAGTCTGCATGGTCTCGCCAGATGTGCAGCCAGTTCTCTCTACATGGTGGCTGAAGATCCCAAGAATGTATAGGAAAGCTGCAAAGCTTCTTAAGGCCTGTATTCCAGCATTCACACTGTGTCACTGACACAACACCAAGCATAGGCCAGCCCAGTCAAATGTGGGAGAGAACTTAACTGCCACTTATCAATGAGATGAATTGTTCTATGGCCGTTTTTAATCTCTTGCAGAGTAATTAAACACaattccatctgtaaaatgcctTATAGTGTATCTGGCACaaagcaaattattttcaaaatgcttattgtttttataattatcaTTACATATGAGCCTTTTCCTtctgaataaaaaatatgttttgtggGTAAGGAGGTGGGTGAGTTTTTCTTTAGATGAGCTGAAAGTTGATCAGAATAtctaacacaaaaaaataaaaccatctggctgggcatgatggctcatgtctgtaatcccagcactttgggaggccgaggcgggtagatcacttgagatcaggagtttgagaccagcctggccaacatggtgaaaccctatctctattaaaaacataaaattagccaggcatggtggcacctgcctgtaatcccagctacttgggaggctgaggcaggagaatctctagaacccaggaggcagaagttgtggtgagctgagatcgtgccattgcactccagcctgggcaacaagagcaaaactccatctcaaaaaaaaaaaacatatatatatataaaataaaaaatacaaccaTCCATATAGGATTCATTGAACTAGTATTAAAACTAAATATACATGTTGTAGAAGAATTTGGACATTTCAGAGAAATGTTCAGTTGAAATGTGACAAATTTGGCAGACTTAAACTaggaaaaagcaaatgaaagattTAAATTGTATTGATATgctttggatttgtgtccccatccaaatctcacgtCAAAGTGTTATCccgtgttggagatggggcctggtgagaggtgattggatcatggaggatttcctccttgctgttctcatgattgtgagttctcatgagacctggttgtttGACAGTGTGTAGCACCCCCCACACAAACCCTTCGCTTTTTCTCCTGtgctggccatgtaagatgtgcctacttctcctttgccttcccccaataattgtatgtttcctgaggcctccccaacagCCTGAAAGaccatgagccaatgaaaccaaattattacaaattacccagtttcagatagTTATTTATAGCAAttcaagaatggactaatacaggtataaaatattcaaaatgtcccACTCACAAATTTCTGAAGATTTAAGAAGTATCGCCTCCTCTTTCGTATTTTATCTGGTTTTCATcattggtttttgtcttttcttatatTGCATTTTTAGGAATTAGAGAATAAAATCCCAGCACGATGTTCCTCAGTGGAGACACCAGTCCAGCTGAGGACAGCAGAGGGGCTGCCCTTCTTCAGTGTTCGGTATGTGCTTAACATTGTATGATGGAGTGTACATGGGGAGCTTTACATTCAAGAATCATAAACATTCAAAATATCGAACACACAGTGACATACTTGGAGAGCCATAGGAAACACCAAAATGTCACTTTAATGACTTAACATTCTTAGTCACAGACAAATGTAGCTCTTCCCAGGGCAGGTGAGCAGAAGTGCTgaactgttttcatgatagtttGGTTATATAATTGGTTATAAAGCACCATTCACCACTGTtagctcactttcttttttttgttttttttcctttaggaaaAGGTGCATTAACCAAAGAATAATCCAGCCCAATTTCCAGGTTGAGGATTCCATGATATCAGTCCAAACATCACACTATTTAACTCCCCAATAAAACATTGGAAAAAAGATTATTAGTGCTAacacatttacatataaaatctCTACTTATGTACCAATTTCTAAAACAGTTACAAGATAGATACACAATTTGGGGTAAACTAACAAAACAGACTAtcataaaatattaaaggcaATCCTCCTGGTCCACAGGCCCTTGTCACCTCTTACTTGAAGTTGGCATAACTGAGAATGCATTAATATATTCCTGCACCACCTTGTAGCAGAACTCATACTGGTTCCAGGGTCTGGACCATGAGTAGCCTCTGTAGCCACAAGCTCTCGACATTTTGGAAGACATCCAAAATCCCTTCTGCTTTCATACACGTTAGCTCACTTTCTATTTGTTGCCCTTGCAATAACATTGACTAGGATTGAAAGAAAACTCTGTATTGGACTAAATAACCTAAATTTTGGTTCTAACCTGAGACTGTGGCCTCTTTGACTTTCCAGTGTAAAGTCAAAGAAACCTCTTAGAAATGATGGGATTTGTAGGCAGTGTAGAATTTTAGATGGGGACAGGTCTTCTCCGGGAtctcttactgtttttttctgtctACTATTCCAAGACACTCCATGAATGCAACCATTTGCTCTGGTCAAACATTTTGTAAGCAATGACTATTACAGCCTCCTCAGCACTGGATTCCTGAACATTCTGGGCTCTTTGAACACCAGGAAGAAGCTGGTGATCtggctccctttcttccttcaaaaAAGATAGCATTGTTCAAAGCAAGCAAAGGCCACAGTCTCCTACAGCTATTTCTCTCCATGGTCACTCATAGAATTTTAGAGTTGGAAAGATGACTTCAAGACTTTTGAGTTCAATTCTAACTGCCCAATTTTACGACAAGTATTTATAAGATGTGTCTAAATAATACATCTTTATGGGAATGAATCTGAGATTTGACCGCTCTGTTCTCTGTTCCACATTGCCACCGTTGACTTGATTTAGTTAGGCAAAGATATGTTCCAAAGgtaaaaatgcttttgtttttatggttGTTCATTGTCCTAtggttatttgttattttttatagggTTTGTGGGTCTGCCCAAATACTACATTTTGTCAGTCTCATGACTTGCCACTTTTTTTTGTCCACAGCTGCCAGAATTATATGCATGTATTGAACATTTTAATAAGGAGAGCAAGAAATCAAATCTTCTAAAAATACATGCTATTTCACTTAACGAAGCACAGGAAGCACTTGCTAAAAACCTGAATGTTCTGTCATTGACCAAGGGCACTGATGTGAGAAGAGATCTCCAACCCGTTAGCAGGTGCATAGTGGTTAACAAAGAGAAGAAGCCAGCATCCATGACTGAGCTCCTCTACCGCACCTTACTGGAGGGCTCACTGTCTCCAGTGGAGAGGCTCTCCAGGTCCCAGCAGAGGCTGTCACAGTGTGGGATCCCCCCTCCCAAGCACACTTTTCCTTATGAAATTCTCATTGATCACTCGAATGCCTTGGCCCAGGTTACCACACAGAAGAAGGTTCCAAGCACCAAAATCTTATGCAGGCTAGGCATTTCCAGTGCCACTACggaaaaatttttctttgaagataAACTTCATAGATACTTCTTAGTTGACCCAGGTAATTTAAACAGATGAGGCCACGTGGCAGAAAAGGAATGGAAATCTCATTGCAAATTTACTAGAGCGGACATACTCAAATACTGACCTACAGCAATTTTGCAATTCTGGGGTTCATGGCTgaacaagcctgggaaacatagaaagaccccatctccacaacaaaaaaaataaaaattagctgagctaggtggcacgtgcctataatctcagctacctgagaggtttaggcatgaggatcacttgagcacaggagtttgaggtggcactgggctatgatcacaccactgcatttcagcttgagcaacagagcaagaacctgtccctaaaaaatgataaataggccggcctcggtggctcaagcctgtaatcccagcactttgggaggccgaggcgggtagatcacgaggccaagagatcaagactatcctggtcaacatgatgaaaccccatctcaactaaaaataccaaaatattagctgggcatggtggcaggtgcctgtaatcccagctactcaggaggctgaggcaggagaattgcctgaacccaggaggcagaggttgcggtgagccaagatcgcgccattgcaccagcctgggtaacaagagcgaaactccatctcaaaaaaaaaaaaaaaaagaataaataaaaataaaaataaattaaaatgcagaACAGGGAATCCAGAATTCCGGGATATCCCAGATTCATTCTTAAAAAGATGTAATACATTCTTAGGCATGACACTTAAACTCTCCTTTACAAAATGAACCAGTTGAACTTGGACTCTAAGGCACGCATAGCTGTTTGTTTCTTATTACATGAAGTTAgtgctatttttttattcttcaataTCTTGGCTTTGATGCAATTAAGGGCtatttttaagagatttttttcatgaatctttattctttccttattaaTACATTTCTAGCAGAGTTTTTAACAGAGGCCACCAACAACAGGAGGAAATGttgatttctgattctttaatAGAGAGGTGCCTATAAAAGGCAAAGGATCACAcaagtttaaaatatatgaaatgtacGATGCTGAATTTTAATGAGAAGGGAGTGTCTTACACTCTAGGTCTCCATTTTACTTATATAATTTGAGAGAGGTAATGTGTTGTCATTTTGTTAATACATCACATCAATTTGTAATAACCTTCTGAAGTAGGTTCTTGTTTCAAAATAAGACCATTTTCACAGCAAATATGACATcaccatttttatattaaaagtagCGGGAtggggcaacatggtaaaaccctgactctacaaaaaaaatttaaaaattgccaggcatggtagcatgcacctgtagtcctagctacttgggaggctgtggcaggagaactgcttgaacccaggaggcagcggttatagtgagccaagatggtgccactgccctccagcctggggaacagagcaaaactctgtctcaaaaaaaaaaaaaaaaaggaagaggcagaAGGAGCAGATTTAAAGGAACAGATTGATTACTGTGAGTATATTTGGTCCAAGAAGTTGAAAGAGTCTTTGCCGTAACTCCACACGTTAATGTCTTAACAGAGCCAAATGCAGGTTCCTTTCAGAGTCCTACTTTGTGTGTTTGGAGCCTAGGTAGAGGTGCAGTAAAAGCAATCATAGGACCGGCCTAGATAATTCACAAAGTACACAAGTAAAGTCTGGGACCAGAGAGGAAAAATCATGAAAAGTGTTGAGACTCAGTAAGAAGAGCTAGTCAAAAACCTATTGGAGAAGGTTTTTGGATGATTGATGGGGTCTTGAACATTTATGACTTTGCCATCCATAGGGgccaagtttttctttcttcctaatgcATGAATTACCTGCTGTTACCTAACTTCTGGAGGTCTCTGATTTGGCCTCACAAACTCTGTGTTGGAGTCTCTTCTCTGCCTCAGTATCTTCATTTCCTGAGATCCTGGAGGTAAATTTCTGGTACATGTCATGTCTATTCAAGAAATATGCATGGAACCGGGCAGGCATCTATGTGAAGGATATCCAGTAATCCCTTAGGTATAATTGGTATTGCAACAATTAATCTCTCCTACTTAGTCCAGAAAACCTTTAGGATCCTGGTATTCCAAAGTATACTACAGGACATATCCCTATTAGCAACATGCACTGATGGAGGAaaagggagttttgctcttctcctATTGTATGAGCTCCTCTTATTCAGGCTAAATCTTGTAGAATCATGTAGGTTAGGAATGTGTTTGACCAAAAATAACAGGAAAACTAAAGAGgggttatttttcttatatagttAGAAGTCTAGGGGTATGCAGAGAATGGCTGGAACAATGCTTTTTATCTCTCTATTTAATGAACACATTGTAATTGTACACATATGGAATATGGAATACAATATATATTTCAATAGATATATATGTTGTATAGTGATTGAGTCAGTGTAGTTAGCCTGACCATCATGCACttaccatttctttgtggtgaggccttttttttgagacagagtctcactctgtcaccgggctggaatgcagtggcccaatctcagctcactgcaacctccaccacctagCTTCAAGTG from the Callithrix jacchus isolate 240 chromosome 1, calJac240_pri, whole genome shotgun sequence genome contains:
- the C1H9orf153 gene encoding uncharacterized protein C9orf153 homolog isoform X2, coding for MFLSGDTSPAEDSRGAALLQCSLPELYACIEHFNKESKKSNLLKIHAISLNEAQEALAKNLNVLSLTKGTDVRRDLQPVSRKTIHGSKGSGVEIF
- the C1H9orf153 gene encoding uncharacterized protein C9orf153 homolog isoform X1: MFLSGDTSPAEDSRGAALLQCSLPELYACIEHFNKESKKSNLLKIHAISLNEAQEALAKNLNVLSLTKGTDVRRDLQPVSRCIVVNKEKKPASMTELLYRTLLEGSLSPVERLSRSQQRLSQCGIPPPKHTFPYEILIDHSNALAQVTTQKKVPSTKILCRLGISSATTEKFFFEDKLHRYFLVDPEKQFMDLRDLEWRYFKGIVKWRHTTAISFTGIKYNTEKRFVESRDMPDVIFPPIVRKSLVIYPQIDHQDEGINLFS